The following are encoded in a window of Seleniivibrio woodruffii genomic DNA:
- the crcB gene encoding fluoride efflux transporter CrcB encodes MKILLIGLGGFIGSVARFYTSKWTNLLFPSKVPFGTVVVNVAGSFIIGFLMVMAVEKLVVNEDIRLFIGVGVLGGFTTFSTFSVETMYLLEEGSFVPALIYIGCNLFLSLLAAYGGMLIARSIIS; translated from the coding sequence ATGAAAATTTTGTTAATCGGCTTAGGCGGCTTCATCGGGTCAGTTGCAAGGTTTTATACATCTAAATGGACAAACCTGCTGTTCCCGTCAAAAGTTCCCTTCGGAACGGTTGTCGTAAACGTTGCCGGTTCATTTATAATAGGCTTTCTGATGGTTATGGCTGTTGAAAAGCTGGTGGTGAACGAGGATATCAGGCTTTTCATAGGCGTAGGCGTCCTTGGCGGCTTCACAACCTTCTCGACATTTTCAGTGGAAACAATGTATCTTCTTGAGGAGGGCTCTTTTGTGCCCGCTCTCATATATATAGGCTGTAACCTTTTTCTGAGCCTTCTGGCGGCATACGGCGGAATGCTCATAGCCCGCAGTATAATATCATAA
- a CDS encoding heavy metal translocating P-type ATPase, whose translation MSSKLIEKNVNIGGMTCAACVRRVEKKLGKMEGIASVSVNLATNSAAVEYDPAVTDIDAIGEEIERIGYVYKGSDKDFMEDETEAYYAKSLKLTAPVAFIVFLFTMVIMPPHEYMVITNWVMMFLTLHVMYFGGRSFYKIAWKNLKNRTSDMNTLLALGTLSAFGYSAAVTVFHDFFYKLGAAHVYYDASAVIITFILLGKLLETRAKKKAAGAIEALLNLAPKTATIIENNGEREVAASSLKIGDVIRVKPGGSIAVDGVVEHGQGSVDESMLTGESVPVSKRVGDNLYAGTILTSGTLLYHAASVGSDTVLAGIIKAVKGATASKPKVQRMADQLSAVFVPVVILIAGATLGTWMIFGPEPVLTNSLVAFVSVLIVACPCAMGLATPTAVMVATGRGASEGILVKNGETLEKACRVNRVIFDKTGTLTTGKLRVEDVHVAVGYTEEKLLEYASSLESLSEHPLAKAVVTYAKSKNIHPQLVADFHNIDGEGVRGNVDGREVLVGKLDFLSGNGVEAVPSDFAGSHVYVAVDGVYVGVFGVADTVKEDAAATVAQLKKMHITPVIISGDNEKSVKSVAEKLGIYEYFSGVSPKGKLDKLHQYRDNGDIVAMVGDGINDAAALAASDVGFAMSGGTEVAMQSGDITIIADKTDRIVKAIKLSGYTLNVIRQNLFWAFIYNIVLIPLAAGVFYPAFGIRMMPMYAGVAMAFSSVSVVSNSLRLKIKKL comes from the coding sequence ATGTCCTCAAAACTTATAGAAAAGAACGTCAATATCGGCGGGATGACCTGTGCCGCCTGTGTGCGCAGGGTCGAGAAGAAGCTCGGCAAGATGGAGGGTATAGCCTCCGTTTCCGTTAATCTGGCGACTAATTCGGCCGCAGTTGAATATGACCCCGCAGTGACTGATATCGATGCCATCGGTGAAGAGATAGAGCGCATCGGTTATGTCTATAAGGGTTCTGATAAGGACTTCATGGAGGACGAGACAGAGGCGTATTACGCTAAATCCCTGAAACTGACCGCCCCTGTGGCGTTCATCGTCTTCCTTTTCACAATGGTCATAATGCCGCCCCACGAATACATGGTGATCACCAACTGGGTGATGATGTTTCTGACCCTGCATGTGATGTACTTCGGCGGGCGCTCATTTTATAAAATTGCATGGAAGAACCTGAAAAACCGCACTTCGGACATGAACACCCTGCTTGCACTTGGAACCCTGTCCGCATTCGGCTATTCGGCTGCGGTCACAGTGTTTCATGATTTCTTTTACAAACTCGGTGCGGCGCACGTTTATTATGACGCATCAGCAGTTATCATCACGTTCATTTTGCTGGGCAAACTCCTTGAAACAAGGGCAAAAAAGAAGGCGGCGGGAGCTATAGAGGCACTTCTGAACCTCGCACCCAAGACCGCTACCATAATAGAGAACAACGGAGAGCGGGAAGTTGCCGCCTCGTCACTTAAAATAGGCGATGTCATCCGTGTTAAACCCGGCGGCTCAATAGCCGTTGACGGTGTGGTGGAACACGGGCAGGGCAGTGTGGACGAATCCATGCTCACAGGCGAATCCGTTCCTGTTTCAAAGCGTGTGGGCGACAATCTGTATGCCGGAACGATCCTTACCAGCGGCACCCTGCTTTATCATGCCGCCTCAGTCGGTTCCGACACTGTGCTTGCGGGCATAATTAAGGCGGTAAAGGGTGCCACTGCATCCAAACCGAAAGTTCAGCGCATGGCTGATCAGCTCTCGGCGGTCTTTGTTCCGGTGGTGATACTCATCGCAGGAGCAACGCTGGGAACATGGATGATATTCGGCCCCGAACCTGTCCTGACAAACAGTCTGGTGGCCTTCGTTTCAGTACTCATCGTTGCGTGTCCCTGTGCAATGGGGCTTGCGACCCCCACAGCGGTAATGGTTGCAACGGGCAGGGGAGCATCCGAGGGGATACTGGTTAAGAACGGCGAGACCCTTGAAAAAGCATGCCGTGTGAACAGAGTGATATTCGATAAGACCGGAACCCTTACCACCGGAAAGCTCCGAGTGGAGGACGTCCACGTTGCAGTGGGGTATACCGAGGAGAAACTTCTTGAATATGCCTCATCCCTTGAGTCTCTGTCGGAACACCCTCTGGCAAAGGCGGTGGTTACATATGCAAAATCGAAGAACATCCACCCCCAACTGGTGGCTGATTTCCATAATATAGATGGAGAAGGCGTGAGAGGAAATGTTGACGGCCGTGAGGTTCTGGTGGGCAAACTTGATTTCCTCAGCGGTAACGGTGTCGAGGCTGTTCCTTCGGACTTCGCAGGTTCACATGTTTATGTGGCTGTGGACGGTGTCTATGTTGGCGTGTTCGGCGTCGCAGACACGGTTAAAGAGGATGCGGCGGCTACCGTTGCCCAGCTTAAGAAGATGCACATCACCCCTGTGATAATCTCCGGCGACAATGAAAAATCCGTGAAAAGCGTTGCCGAAAAACTCGGTATCTATGAATACTTCAGCGGAGTATCACCCAAAGGCAAACTGGACAAGCTCCATCAATACCGTGACAACGGCGATATCGTCGCCATGGTTGGTGACGGCATAAACGATGCGGCGGCTCTTGCGGCCAGCGACGTGGGATTTGCCATGAGCGGCGGAACGGAAGTTGCAATGCAGTCAGGAGACATAACGATTATTGCGGACAAGACCGACAGAATAGTCAAAGCCATAAAGCTGTCAGGCTACACCCTGAACGTCATAAGGCAGAACCTGTTCTGGGCTTTCATATACAACATAGTGCTGATCCCCCTTGCGGCGGGCGTGTTCTATCCGGCTTTCGGAATAAGGATGATGCCCATGTATGCGGGCGTGGCCATGGCTTTCTCTTCTGTAAGTGTGGTGAGCAACTCGCTGAGGCTTAAGATCAAGAAGCTTTGA
- the lon gene encoding endopeptidase La, with amino-acid sequence MEQFEQEINIPDELPLLPVRDIVVFPYMVLPLYVGREQSIAAVNEALNEDRLIFLACQKDASVEDPEKEEIYKVGTVAVILRMLKMPDSRVKLLIQGIKRAKITDYVESDQGLRVKIEQIADDVKEENIDVQALLRHSKDLLTKAVSLGKPMLPDLLAVIDSIEEPGKLADIIVSNLGLKMDEGQTVLEIENPVDRLKKVGELLNREISILEVQQKIMNDARGEIDKSQKEYFLREQLKAIKKELGEEDDFQLEMEEYAKKIKKCKMPKKVNEEAMKQLDRLSKMHPDSAESTVARTYLDWMVEIPWSKATKDMIDIKNAKKILDEDHFGLEEVKDRILDFLALRKLKNDLKSPILCLAGPPGVGKTSLGMSVAKAMGRKYVRMSLGGVRDEAEIRGHRRTYIGALPGKIIQGMKTAGTNNPIFMLDEIDKLGSDFRGDPSSALLEVLDPVQNVSFVDHYLGVPFDLSKVLFITTANYLDPIPPALKDRMEIINIPGYTEEEKIKICEKYLIPRQKKENGLDKYEIIFTKKSLSELISGYTMESGLRNLERTIGTVCRKIGRKIAEGDKSESFTVTEKSLEKFLGPVKFIGEEALKENEVGVVTGLAWTPVGGDVLFIECTKYKGKGALNVTGQLGDVMKESSRAAMTYVRTIAEKYGVNPDDFDNFDFHVHIPAGAIPKDGPSAGITMATCILSCLTGRKVDKGVAMTGEITITGKVLPIGGLKEKLLAAKRHGIKKVLVPAKNEKDLRGLPKYVTKSLDIVYVSTFDEVVPHALID; translated from the coding sequence ATGGAACAGTTTGAACAGGAGATAAACATACCCGATGAGCTTCCGCTTCTGCCCGTAAGGGACATCGTGGTTTTTCCATATATGGTACTGCCCCTTTATGTGGGCAGGGAACAGAGCATCGCCGCAGTTAACGAGGCTTTGAACGAGGACAGGCTTATTTTTCTTGCCTGTCAGAAGGATGCTTCCGTGGAAGATCCGGAGAAGGAAGAGATTTACAAGGTCGGAACCGTGGCCGTTATTCTGCGGATGCTCAAGATGCCCGACAGCAGGGTAAAACTGCTGATTCAGGGTATCAAGCGTGCGAAGATAACCGACTATGTTGAGAGCGATCAGGGGCTCAGAGTCAAGATTGAGCAGATAGCCGATGACGTTAAAGAGGAGAACATCGATGTTCAGGCTCTTCTGCGCCATTCCAAAGACCTGCTGACCAAAGCCGTATCCCTCGGCAAACCCATGCTTCCCGATCTGCTCGCAGTTATCGACAGTATTGAGGAGCCGGGCAAACTGGCAGATATCATAGTGTCCAACCTCGGACTTAAGATGGACGAGGGACAGACGGTTCTTGAGATTGAAAACCCTGTGGACAGACTTAAGAAGGTGGGCGAACTCCTAAACCGTGAGATATCCATTCTGGAAGTTCAGCAGAAGATAATGAACGATGCCAGAGGCGAGATAGACAAGAGCCAGAAAGAGTATTTCCTCCGTGAACAGCTCAAGGCCATCAAGAAGGAACTTGGCGAAGAGGACGATTTCCAGCTGGAGATGGAGGAATATGCCAAGAAGATAAAGAAATGCAAAATGCCGAAGAAGGTGAACGAAGAGGCTATGAAACAGCTGGACAGGCTGTCGAAGATGCATCCCGATTCGGCTGAATCCACAGTGGCACGCACCTATCTCGACTGGATGGTGGAGATACCCTGGAGCAAGGCCACCAAGGATATGATAGATATCAAGAACGCTAAAAAGATTCTGGATGAGGATCATTTCGGGCTGGAAGAGGTTAAGGACAGGATTCTGGACTTCCTCGCCCTGCGCAAGCTGAAGAATGACCTGAAAAGCCCAATCCTCTGTCTTGCGGGCCCTCCCGGCGTAGGTAAGACCTCTCTGGGTATGTCCGTTGCGAAGGCCATGGGCAGAAAATACGTTCGTATGTCCCTTGGCGGCGTACGTGATGAGGCCGAGATAAGAGGTCACAGAAGAACCTATATCGGTGCGCTTCCCGGAAAGATTATTCAAGGTATGAAGACTGCGGGCACGAACAACCCCATTTTTATGCTGGATGAGATAGATAAACTCGGTTCGGATTTCAGAGGCGATCCTTCATCGGCTCTGCTTGAGGTTCTCGATCCCGTGCAGAACGTCAGCTTTGTCGACCATTACCTCGGCGTGCCGTTTGACCTGTCGAAGGTACTGTTCATAACAACGGCTAACTACCTCGACCCCATTCCTCCGGCGCTGAAAGACAGGATGGAGATCATCAACATCCCAGGCTACACCGAAGAGGAAAAGATAAAAATATGCGAAAAGTATCTGATACCCAGACAGAAGAAAGAGAACGGTCTGGACAAATACGAGATAATTTTCACCAAGAAGTCACTTTCCGAGCTTATATCCGGCTACACCATGGAGAGCGGACTGAGAAACCTTGAGCGCACCATCGGAACCGTATGCAGGAAAATAGGCCGTAAGATAGCTGAGGGAGACAAGTCGGAATCATTCACAGTTACCGAAAAGTCTCTGGAAAAGTTTCTCGGGCCGGTTAAGTTCATCGGTGAGGAAGCACTGAAAGAGAATGAGGTCGGCGTTGTCACCGGTCTTGCGTGGACCCCTGTGGGCGGCGACGTCCTGTTCATCGAGTGTACGAAATACAAGGGCAAGGGTGCTCTGAACGTTACCGGTCAGCTTGGGGATGTTATGAAGGAATCATCCAGAGCGGCAATGACCTACGTCCGCACCATAGCCGAGAAATACGGCGTTAACCCGGACGATTTCGATAACTTCGACTTCCATGTGCATATTCCTGCGGGCGCTATTCCGAAAGACGGCCCCAGTGCGGGCATAACTATGGCGACCTGTATCCTTTCTTGTCTCACAGGCAGAAAGGTTGACAAAGGTGTGGCCATGACCGGAGAGATAACCATCACCGGAAAGGTTCTGCCCATCGGCGGTCTGAAAGAGAAACTGCTGGCGGCGAAACGCCACGGCATTAAAAAGGTTCTGGTTCCTGCCAAGAACGAAAAAGATCTGCGTGGACTGCCGAAGTATGTCACAAAATCCCTTGATATAGTATATGTGTCAACCTTCGACGAGGTCGTGCCACATGCACTTATAGATTAA
- a CDS encoding Hsp20/alpha crystallin family protein produces the protein MQDRIEKIKFIHGLFKKELDELLKFANSAKASLTETQGPPMDIVISDRDVTLYVELPGLCADDFTVYQLDDLVVIEGMRPKEQVEMVRFIRVEREAVWFRRVVRLPFCVNDSETTAKLKDGILTVKISRCACEIE, from the coding sequence ATGCAGGACAGAATAGAGAAAATAAAGTTTATCCACGGACTCTTCAAAAAGGAACTGGATGAGCTTCTTAAATTTGCCAATTCGGCAAAGGCCAGCCTGACGGAAACTCAGGGGCCGCCAATGGATATAGTCATCAGCGACAGAGACGTTACTCTGTATGTTGAGCTTCCGGGGCTTTGTGCGGATGATTTCACCGTATATCAGCTGGATGATCTTGTGGTGATAGAGGGGATGAGACCCAAAGAGCAGGTGGAGATGGTGCGGTTCATCCGTGTTGAGCGTGAGGCCGTATGGTTTCGCAGGGTGGTTCGTCTGCCTTTCTGCGTAAATGATTCCGAAACCACTGCAAAACTGAAAGACGGGATTCTCACCGTAAAAATATCCAGATGTGCCTGTGAGATAGAGTGA
- the galU gene encoding UTP--glucose-1-phosphate uridylyltransferase GalU: MKVRTAVFPVAGLGTRLLPATKSIPKEMVTLIDKPLIQYAVEEVIAAGIERVIFVSARSKRALEDHFDYSPELEYQLEGNNKNELLEEMKRISEMCDITYVRQKNPKGLGHAVLCARDAVGREPFAVILPDDIIMSKTPVTAQLIEQFNQTKKSVISLMEVPEGDTSKYGIVVPGEKVNDRLMRLEGMVEKPKENPPSNLAIIGRYILTNEVMDALENIPRGAGGEIQLTDAILEVAKQSRVYGYHFEGKRFDCGNRFGLFEAAVNFALEREDMREHAMNVIKGMQI, encoded by the coding sequence ATGAAGGTCAGAACGGCGGTTTTTCCCGTTGCGGGGCTCGGAACCAGACTTTTGCCTGCGACAAAATCGATTCCTAAAGAGATGGTGACGCTTATTGATAAACCTTTGATACAGTACGCAGTTGAGGAAGTCATTGCGGCTGGTATCGAAAGGGTGATATTTGTTTCCGCCAGAAGCAAAAGAGCACTGGAGGATCATTTCGACTATTCTCCCGAGCTTGAATATCAGCTTGAGGGCAACAACAAGAACGAACTTCTGGAGGAGATGAAGCGCATCTCCGAAATGTGTGACATAACCTATGTCCGCCAGAAGAACCCCAAAGGCCTCGGCCATGCAGTTCTCTGCGCCAGAGACGCCGTGGGACGTGAACCATTTGCCGTGATACTGCCGGATGATATCATTATGAGCAAGACACCGGTTACGGCACAGCTTATTGAGCAGTTCAACCAGACCAAAAAATCCGTTATCTCCCTTATGGAGGTTCCGGAAGGGGACACAAGCAAATACGGTATTGTCGTTCCCGGCGAAAAGGTGAACGACAGGCTTATGAGGCTTGAGGGTATGGTGGAGAAACCGAAAGAGAATCCGCCGTCAAATCTTGCCATTATCGGCAGATATATCCTCACCAACGAGGTCATGGACGCTCTGGAGAACATACCCAGAGGTGCAGGCGGGGAGATTCAGCTTACGGACGCAATCCTTGAGGTTGCAAAACAGAGCAGGGTCTACGGCTATCACTTCGAAGGAAAGCGTTTCGACTGCGGCAATAGATTCGGTCTTTTCGAGGCGGCTGTCAACTTCGCTCTGGAGAGGGAAGACATGCGTGAGCATGCGATGAACGTTATTAAAGGTATGCAAATCTGA
- the amrB gene encoding AmmeMemoRadiSam system protein B, giving the protein MRRQAAVAGYFYPADKNTLSRFFNENTSLSPKKDALMAIVPHAGYIYSGATAFRTLSSLNIPETVVLLGPNHTGQGTSISVFPEGSWETPFGDVETDYDIIAELCSSGVFERDTQAHRREHSLEVIVPMLRFLRPDVKIVCITVKNSNKNTLKTASEILFSSVRNKNVLIVVSSDMNHFENAQITEQKDALAIDALLKSDENMLYNVVVGNDISMCGVFPAYIGLLYCKLCGEHRAELTEHTHSGLASGDYDSVVGYAGIIYYRGEE; this is encoded by the coding sequence ATGCGCAGACAGGCAGCGGTAGCGGGCTATTTCTACCCCGCAGACAAAAACACTCTTTCCCGTTTCTTTAACGAAAACACTTCTTTATCACCCAAAAAAGATGCCCTGATGGCGATTGTTCCCCATGCGGGATACATTTATTCGGGCGCAACAGCCTTCAGAACGCTTTCATCCTTGAATATTCCTGAAACGGTTGTTCTTCTGGGACCGAATCACACAGGGCAGGGCACATCAATTTCTGTATTTCCCGAAGGTTCGTGGGAAACTCCGTTCGGTGACGTTGAAACCGATTATGATATCATTGCAGAGCTTTGTTCATCGGGGGTATTCGAGCGTGACACACAGGCTCACCGCAGGGAGCATTCACTGGAAGTGATTGTACCAATGCTCAGATTTCTGCGGCCTGACGTTAAAATTGTCTGCATCACAGTGAAAAATTCCAATAAAAACACTTTAAAAACTGCATCAGAGATACTATTTTCATCTGTTAGGAACAAAAATGTGCTGATTGTGGTGAGTTCTGATATGAATCACTTCGAAAATGCACAGATTACGGAGCAAAAAGACGCTCTCGCCATAGATGCTCTGTTGAAATCCGATGAAAACATGCTGTATAATGTTGTGGTCGGCAATGATATATCAATGTGCGGAGTGTTTCCTGCGTACATCGGTTTGCTGTATTGCAAACTTTGCGGGGAGCACAGGGCGGAACTTACGGAACATACACACAGCGGCCTGGCCTCGGGCGATTACGACAGCGTGGTGGGCTATGCCGGAATTATATATTACAGGGGTGAAGAATGA
- the mqnE gene encoding aminofutalosine synthase MqnE → MENLFAKDFLTLGRQADDIRHKMWGKKTFFVRNLHLNYTNICVSKCRFCAFAKDTGDTGAYLYEIDHMVRYVEEKAPDAREIHMVGGLHPDKPFKFYTEAVHALKTAYPDKTIKAFSAVEIDYFSKISGLSVLEVLKALKTAGLEMMPGGGAEIFAPEVRSVICPEKIPAERWLEIHREAHGLGIVTNATMLYGHIENDEHKMRHLETLRALQEETGGIQAFIALSFHPENTFLKDVPPSTGVEDLKTIAVSRIVLDNVPHIKAYWVMLGEKTAQVALRFGADDLDGTVVKENITHAAGAKSSEGLTVAEMADFARSAGLIAVERDAFYNEIKVYG, encoded by the coding sequence GTGGAAAATCTATTTGCGAAAGACTTTCTTACGCTTGGCAGACAGGCGGATGATATAAGACATAAAATGTGGGGCAAAAAAACCTTTTTTGTCCGCAACCTTCACCTCAACTATACCAATATCTGTGTAAGCAAATGTCGCTTCTGCGCATTCGCAAAGGACACAGGGGATACGGGAGCTTATCTTTATGAAATCGACCACATGGTTCGCTATGTGGAAGAGAAAGCGCCCGATGCCAGAGAGATACACATGGTCGGCGGTCTGCACCCCGACAAACCCTTCAAATTTTACACCGAAGCAGTACATGCACTTAAAACTGCCTACCCCGACAAGACCATCAAGGCGTTCAGCGCAGTTGAAATAGACTATTTTTCAAAGATATCAGGTCTTTCTGTTCTTGAAGTTCTGAAAGCACTGAAAACGGCAGGACTTGAGATGATGCCCGGCGGCGGTGCGGAGATATTCGCTCCGGAGGTCAGAAGCGTGATCTGCCCTGAAAAGATACCCGCCGAAAGATGGCTTGAGATACACAGGGAAGCTCACGGGCTTGGTATTGTGACAAATGCGACAATGCTTTACGGACATATTGAGAATGACGAACATAAAATGCGCCATCTGGAAACCCTTCGTGCTTTGCAGGAGGAGACAGGGGGCATTCAGGCTTTCATCGCTCTTTCGTTCCATCCGGAGAACACCTTCCTTAAGGACGTTCCGCCTTCCACAGGTGTTGAAGACCTCAAGACCATCGCAGTTTCCCGCATTGTTCTGGACAACGTGCCCCACATAAAGGCATACTGGGTGATGCTGGGCGAAAAAACGGCACAGGTGGCTCTGCGTTTCGGTGCGGACGATCTGGACGGCACGGTTGTTAAAGAGAACATAACCCACGCCGCAGGAGCAAAGAGCAGCGAAGGGCTTACAGTGGCCGAAATGGCCGATTTTGCCCGTTCCGCAGGGCTGATAGCCGTTGAGCGGGACGCATTCTATAACGAAATAAAGGTATACGGCTGA
- a CDS encoding GGDEF domain-containing response regulator: MQDDRFLHISILYVEDEPAIREGLQRFFQRRSGTIYLAANGQEGLELFEKHRPDIVVTDIRMPVMDGLTMSRKIKELSPDIPIVITTGHNDEEFLLKAIDVGVDKYIKKPVDFRDLMKVILNLSSAVLYRRQLEQQNKFLREVMDLNPNFLATTDGSTCTYINDSFLSFLRCTGLEDFRLRYGSLENVFVTKDDSFYAGKNISEWIATAADDRQTSRIVVMKPDSGAEDDETTFILTVRHVPGKREYLLSFADVTHLEMEKQLYMILSMQDPLTKVYNRKKFFDELEKEVERVQRYQQKLSLIMMDADYFKNINDIYGHSVGDKVLINLTDLIRKGIRKTDILARYGGEEFAVLMPGTDVEGAFEIADRLRNSIASYDFPVCKEVTCSFGVAEFAETDTIDSFVQKADIALYEAKSKGRNNAQVFEGGSFKCSM; the protein is encoded by the coding sequence ATGCAGGATGATAGATTTTTACACATATCAATTCTTTATGTTGAGGACGAACCCGCTATAAGAGAGGGACTGCAGCGGTTTTTCCAGCGTCGTTCCGGCACCATATATCTGGCGGCCAACGGACAGGAAGGACTGGAGCTTTTTGAAAAGCACAGACCCGACATAGTAGTGACGGATATCCGTATGCCTGTTATGGACGGACTTACGATGTCCAGAAAGATTAAGGAACTGTCTCCCGACATTCCCATCGTGATCACCACAGGGCACAACGACGAGGAGTTTCTGCTGAAGGCCATTGATGTCGGCGTTGACAAATACATCAAAAAGCCGGTGGATTTCCGTGACCTTATGAAAGTCATTCTGAACCTGTCTTCGGCGGTGCTCTATCGCCGTCAGCTTGAGCAGCAGAACAAGTTTCTCCGTGAGGTAATGGATCTCAACCCCAACTTTCTTGCAACCACAGACGGCTCAACCTGCACATACATCAACGATTCTTTTTTAAGTTTCCTCCGCTGCACCGGACTTGAGGATTTCAGACTCAGGTACGGCAGTCTGGAAAACGTTTTTGTTACCAAGGACGACTCCTTCTATGCCGGCAAGAATATTTCCGAATGGATAGCAACCGCCGCAGACGACAGGCAGACCAGCCGCATTGTGGTGATGAAGCCCGATTCCGGCGCTGAGGATGATGAGACAACATTTATTCTCACTGTCAGACATGTACCCGGAAAAAGAGAATACCTGCTCTCCTTTGCCGATGTTACCCATCTGGAGATGGAGAAACAGCTCTATATGATACTTTCAATGCAGGATCCGCTCACGAAGGTCTACAACCGTAAAAAGTTCTTCGACGAACTGGAAAAAGAGGTTGAGAGGGTTCAGAGATATCAGCAGAAGCTCTCCCTTATAATGATGGATGCGGACTACTTTAAAAACATAAACGATATCTATGGTCACTCGGTTGGTGACAAGGTTCTGATAAATCTGACAGATCTGATCCGCAAGGGAATCCGGAAGACCGATATTCTGGCACGCTACGGCGGCGAGGAGTTTGCAGTTCTTATGCCCGGAACAGACGTTGAAGGTGCTTTCGAAATCGCTGACAGACTGCGCAACTCAATAGCGTCATACGATTTCCCCGTCTGCAAAGAGGTTACCTGCAGTTTCGGCGTTGCCGAGTTTGCGGAAACTGATACCATCGACAGCTTTGTTCAGAAAGCTGATATCGCCCTTTACGAAGCCAAGAGCAAAGGACGGAACAATGCTCAGGTGTTCGAGGGCGGTTCATTCAAATGCAGCATGTGA